The following nucleotide sequence is from Mesobacillus jeotgali.
TGTACCGCCCATTTCTTGAATGATTTTATTAACAACCATCATCCCGAGCCCTGTACCTTTTTCAGCCTTGGTTGAAAAATAAGGCTCGCCGATTTTGGCTAATTGCTGTGGAGACATGCCACATCCAGTATCTTCGATGGTTATGGATACATGGTCATTTGCCATCTCGCGGCAGCTGATCACAAGATCACCGCCGTTTGGCATTGCTTCAATACCATTTTTGATGATATTGAGTATGCATTGATGGAATTTGACAGCTTCTCCGGAGATATTCATTCCTGCCATCAAATCCTTTTTAATATTTACCGAAAAGTGATTTGCATAAGGCAGGATCAATTCAAGAGCTTTTTCGATTTCTTCTTTAACACAGATGGATGATGCCAAATTGGATTGTGGTTTTGCGAAATTCAGGTAATCCTTGATGATCGTTTCTGCACGGTCGAGTTCATCAATTGCTGTATTCAAGTAATAAAGCCTCTTTTTCTCATCTATGCTTGGATCTTTCAACATTTGTAAAAATCCACGTGTGACTGTAAGCGGATTACGGACCTCATGACTTACACTGGCAGCCAATTGTGATACGACTTCTATTTTATCAGATTTGATTACTGCTTTATGTAAAAGCTGATTTTGCATCATGATTTCAATAAAATAAGTGACAATAAATATTCCGCCGGAAAGGGTCAGGCCATAAAATAGCATGAATTGAAAATCGGACGGATCTTTAAACACCGTCGCCTTCATCAGGAAGATGAGGACCGTATAGGATAGAGCGATCGTCACAACAGTATATAATTTCCTGGTCAGCGGGAAAGCCCTGAACTTGCTGGATAGGTATACGGTTAACACGGTGATCGTGAGCATGTTGAAAAAATTGATCCATACCCCGTTTCCGCCAAAAGGGAGCCTTGCCAGTACAACGGTTATGAAAAGCATGACGCTTACAGCCGGACCGCCATACAAGCCACCGATGACGACAGGGATTAATCGGAGGTCGAAGATGAAATGAGGACTGCCAATCACCGTAAAAGACATACAAAACAGGATTTGAATTCCGCCCAGTATAACGATGAGGATCTTAGCGTGCTTCCGATATAAGTTTGGGAATCTGCTGACGATAATGTATTGGAACACAAATGTAGTAAACAGGATGAAGATCAGATTCAATACAAGAACTGTTAATTGGTCCATAGTCTTAATCTCCAGTCGACAAGGAGCCACCTGCTCCATCAAAAGATAGTTCTATTAAAAAACAAATTATTCAAATATATTACTTTTACTTTAACACATAATTGATCATAGTTGCTTTTTTTTTACCTGAAAGTGGATGTCCCCAATAGTTCACTGATTGCCAAACTTTTTTTCAGTTGTGAGGCGGTATAATCTATAGATAATTACATGAAAATTCAATGTGTATGTACAAAATAGTGTCAAGCATGAATAGTTTTTTCGCTAAAACAGACAGCTAAAAGCGGATTATTGGATACGCTTCATAGCTTGGCGTTATACTAATTTTACAAAATACTACAGGAGGTAAAAAATGACCAAAAGCTCATTAACCCTTTTCACCCGGCCAATGTGAACAGATTGCCAGGAAGCGAAGGAGTTTCTTTCGCAGAATCATATACCGTATGAAGAAATCAATGTCCAGGGTGAGCCTGAACAGGAAAAAAAACTTAAAGAGCAGACAGGTACAGCGATTGTACCAGCGTTTATTTTTACAAGCGCGAAGCTCTTTTTCATGAAAGACAAGAAGGTACTGATCGGATTCGAAAATAACCGGAGCGAAATAGAAAAACTGGCCGAAAAATTGAAGCAGTAAAAAGACAGGTGAGGGTCCGAGTGATAAATTCGGAGCCTCTTTTTCTGTTGAGGCAAAATTTTCTCTGACATGGAACCTTCTGGACCAACATAAATTATAATATATAATCTTATGAAGAAGGAGGATAACAACTTTAATTCCGAGTTGACTTATCAGAATACATGTATTATATTATTCGAGAA
It contains:
- a CDS encoding sensor histidine kinase; translation: MDQLTVLVLNLIFILFTTFVFQYIIVSRFPNLYRKHAKILIVILGGIQILFCMSFTVIGSPHFIFDLRLIPVVIGGLYGGPAVSVMLFITVVLARLPFGGNGVWINFFNMLTITVLTVYLSSKFRAFPLTRKLYTVVTIALSYTVLIFLMKATVFKDPSDFQFMLFYGLTLSGGIFIVTYFIEIMMQNQLLHKAVIKSDKIEVVSQLAASVSHEVRNPLTVTRGFLQMLKDPSIDEKKRLYYLNTAIDELDRAETIIKDYLNFAKPQSNLASSICVKEEIEKALELILPYANHFSVNIKKDLMAGMNISGEAVKFHQCILNIIKNGIEAMPNGGDLVISCREMANDHVSITIEDTGCGMSPQQLAKIGEPYFSTKAEKGTGLGMMVVNKIIQEMGGTVEVKSKLNKGTKFKITLPLYDIKKRET